The stretch of DNA GCGATCGTCTGCCCCTGAACGGCCTCGAGGTCGGACGTCCGAACGTTGGTAATGAGGATATCGTCCCACGAGTCGGTGTTGGCCTCGAGTTCATCCCGGATCTCCGCTCGCGTCTCCTCGTCCGTCAGTCGGTCGAGTATCGCGTCGGTTCCGCCCTCGCGGGCCCACGTCGGCAGGCGCGCGCCGAGGCTGGTCGACGACGCGGTGTAGGGGTACTGCTCACACTGGATCTCGACGCCGTCGCGGTCGCGGGCGCGTCGCATTCGCTCGAGGGTGTACTTGACTTTCCCCCAGTTGTCCCGGCCGACGGCCTTGTGATGGGAAACCTGCACCGGCACGTCCGCCCGGTCGCCGATCTCGATCGCCTCCTCGAGCGCCTCGAAGATCTCGTCGCCTTCGCTTCGCATGTGAGTTGCGTATAGCTTGTCGTGGTCCGCGACGACCTCCGCCAGCGCGACGAGTTCTTCGGTGTCCGCGAACGCGCCGGGGGTGTAGATCAGCCCCGTCGAGAGCCCGACCGCACCGTCCGAAAGCGCCTCGTCGACGATCGCTTTCATTTCCTCGAGTTCGTCGGCCGTCGGTTCGCGGTCTTCGTAGCCGAGGACGGGGATTCGTGCGTTTTCGTGCCCGATCAACGAGCCGACGTTGAGCGAGACGCCGCCAGCGTCCGCGCCCTCGAGGTGGTCGAGGTAGTCACCCATCGATTCCCAGGCGCTCGTGTCGACGACCTCCCCGACGCCCCGGTAGGCGAAGCCCTCGTCGACGTCCTCGGCGCCCTCCCCGTACCGCGGTGCGGCGCTCGTCCCGCAGTTGCCGACGATCTCGAGGGTCACGCCCTGTCTGACCTTGCTGTGGGCATCCCGATTCGCGGGGAGCGTGAAATCCGAGTGCGTGTGTATGTCGATAAAACCGGGTGCGACGACGGCGCCGTCGGCGTCGAGTTCGGTTCCGCCCGACCCCGTGACGTCCCCGACGGCGGCGATCCGGCCGTCGCTGATGGCAACGTCGCCGTCGAACCACGGTGCGCCCGTCCCGTCGATCACTCGAGCGTTCCGAACTACCGTATCGTATTCTATCATGCAGCGGTGAACTCCCCTCACCCGGTAAAAACCAGCACCTTGGAAGATAGGTCGGGACCGCCGACGACAGTTGACGGATCGTGACTCGCGCGCTTCGAAGTTGATGCCCCCACAAGAGTCCGATATCGACGCCGTTCCAAACGGACGATAGACGACCAGTTCACCGAGGCTTAGACGCGTGTACGGCGGGGCAGAGGTGCACTTTCGGTGAAAGGTCTTTGCCCATCCGTCCCGGTATCCGGTTCAGCGTGAACTCGCTGATATTGTTCTCGGATTCGTCGCGCACTTGTTGGAGATCGAGCCGATCAGCAACGCGACACTCGGCGAGGGGCAAGAACTCCAGATATAGATACACGCGAATTGCTTTATTACCGTCGAGATTCCGTGTGAGGTCAACATTCGTCCATAGATAGTGTGAAGTTTCCTGTTCTATTTCTGCTGTCAGTTGTCATCCTTTGCTACCCCGGTCTTTCATCCCATCAGCTATCTTAAATCCATAGCGTCACTGAAAACTCATAATGTAAAATAGTGAGGCGAGAAACATACTAATTGCACCAAAATACCATACTACCTCCCATGTGATTAACCATACGACAGAACCAGTATAAACATCACCGAATTCTGTATAAGGAACTACGGCAAACAACACTCCTGCTAGTACAAAGCCTGCTCCCGCAAGAATGTGAGTAACGCTGTCTAAGGCAGACAATACATCACTAATAATAACAATTCCAAATACAGCCATACTCAGTCCAAATATTATTTCACCTCTCACGTGATTGTCCATATATGGTTTATTAGTATTAAGATTGCGGTTCAGCTAAGAGACAGTGTTTATCGCAGAAGTTAGATGGTGTGATTTTGTGGCACCCTGTGACAAAAGTCAACCATCTCTTCGCCCATCGTGACCTCACCATCGGCCGTCGGACACGTTTCGAGGAAGAGCTGTAAGCCGTTGAGCAATGCCCTTTCTGCTCAACGGAAATCGACGCCCACTCTTCGACCCACGATTCGAGAGCGCGAGCGGCGGTCACGTCGGTGACGAGGACAGCCTGTGACGGCCACTGTCCGATTCGGCGGTTGTAGCGTCGGAGGACGCGGACACCTCGAGACGCATGTTCGGACACTGTCACATAACAAACCGTATCGCAGCAGCGTGGCCTGCTCAGCCACAAGCAGCCCCGACGATCGAGTGATACCGCTGTCGGAACCGGTACAACTGCACCTGCTCGTACACCGCGTTCGTGAGCAGACAGGCGAAGCGACCGCGCTCGAGGTCGATCCACAGCGACGTGCCTGTAAACCCCGTGTGGCCGATCGACCGATTGGACCACTGCGGCGCCGGAATCAGCTCCGTCGCGACGCGCCAGCCGTACCCCTGTGCGGCGGTGTCCGTTCCGCTTCGTCGAACCGGCAGGCAGTCGACGGTCGGTGCGGCGAGCAGTCGGCTCGAGTCAGAGGCGTCTGCATCTGCGAGCAACGTCTGGGCGTAGCGTGCGACGTCTCGAGCCGGCGCGAACAGGCCGGCGTTACCGCTCTCGCCGTTCATCGCGTTCGCGATCGGATCGTTGATTTCGTTTCGACACGCGCCGAAACCGCGCTCGTGCTCGTAGGTCTCGACGACCCCCGGATCGGGATCGTCGTACGGCCCGATCGATGATCCGTCCATCCCGGCGGGCTCGAAGACGTGTTCCTCGGCGAGGGCCGCGAGCGAGCGCCCGGAAACCTGTCGAAGCGCTTCGGCGAGGTGGACGTAGTTCAGACAGCTGTAAACGTAGCCGTCGCCGATCCGTCGGTCGAACAGCTGTCGGTCGTATAGATCCGCGAGCGCGTCGTCGACGCCGTCCCACTCGTCGGAGTAGGCGTACGGCTGCAAGCCGGACGTGTGAGTCACCAGCCGCCACAGCGGAATCTCGCCGCGGCGACGGCGCTCGAGGGCGGGGACGTGCTCGCCGAGTTCGTCCGTCAGCGTTAGCGCGCCGCGCTCGAGCAGTCGAAAGAGAATCGTCGTCGTGACGATCGGTTTGGTGAGCGAGGCGACGTCGAACGGCGTCTCGAGTCCGACGGGAGTCTCGTCGGTCGGCGACTGCTGCCCGACTGTCACCTCAACGGAATGGGCGTCGGCAGTGCCGGCGACGGCGACGGCCGCCGTGTAGTACTCGCGCTCGAGTCCCTCCTCGAGCAGGGAGCGAACGCGCGTCGTGGTCGGATCGTCGGCGTCACGCTTCATTTTGGCCCGGTGTGAATCGTCAACTGTCATCGCCGGCGGGAGAGTCGGGAACGACCGCAGGATCGGGGACGATACCGTGGCCTGGGCCGGAGAGATCGTGCGTCGGCCCCTTCGGAACGTCGGCGATGCCCCGTTCGAACGAGAGGTTGCCGTCGAGGTCGACGTACGAGAAGTCGCCGAGTCCGGCGACCAGGTGGGCGCTGGCGTGGAGGCCGAGGGCGCTCTCGAGCATGCAGCCGATCATCACCTCGAGGTTCGCGCCGCGAGCGATTTCGGCGATCGCCGCGCCGTCGGTCAGCCCCGATTTTGCGGCTTTGATGTTAATGACGTCGGCGGCCCCCTCCGCCGCGATTCGATGCGCGTCCGCGGGCGTGAAGACGGCCTCGTCGGCGGCAACCGGCACCCGGACGGTCTCCGTAACTCGCCTCAGTCCGTCGACGTCGTCCCGATGAACGGGCTGTTCGAGGAGTTCGAGGTCGAACCCGCGGTCCCCGGCCTCGTGGGCGAATCGGATCGCCTCCTTCGGCGTCCAGCCCTGGTTCGCGTCAACTTTGATCTCGGCGTCGGGCGCGGCGTCCCGAACCGCGGCGACGCGCTCGAGGTCCGAGTCGACGCTCCCGCCGACTTTGACCTTGATCTCGTCGAAGCCCGCCTCGAGGGCCGCGTTGGTCTCCGCGGCAGCGGTCTCTGGATCGACGATCGAGACCGTCAGATCGGTCCGAACGGGTTCTGGTTTGCCGCCGAAACACTCCGCGAGGGCGATCCCCCGCTCACGACAGTAGGCGTCGTACAGCGCCGTCTCAAGCGCGAATCGCGAGGAGACGGCACCCGGCAGCGCCGCATCGAGTTCGGCGACGAGGCCGCGACGGTCTCGCAGGTCTCGCCCTTCGAGGATGGATGCCCCGGCCTTTGCACACGCAACCGCGCTCTCGACGGTTTCGCCCGTGATCGGCTCGAGCGGTGCGCCTTCGCCCCAGCCGACGACGCCCGACTCTGTTTCGAGTTCGACGAGGACGTTCGTCGCCCGGTGTTTCGAGCCCAGCGAGATCTCGAAGCTGTCGGTTAGCGGCAACTCGAGTTCATAGACGTCGACGCGGTCGACGATCACGGCCGACCCTCCGGGAGCAGTCGCTTCGTCGCGGTCACCGATTCGTCGAGCGATTCGACGTATCGTTCGTCGTCCGGGTCGAGGCTGTTGACCGTCACTGCGTCAGCGCTCCCGTAGGCGTGGATGTACTCGCTCCCGCCGAGACTGATCGCAACGTGTCCGGGGAAAAAGAGGAGGTCCCCGGGCGCGAGCTCCTCGCGGTCGACGTCCCTCCCCATCGTTGACTGCTGGTCTGCATCCCTCGGCAGCGAGACGCCGGCGGCGGCGTAGGACACCCAGACCAGCCCGGAGCAGTCGATCCCCTCGGCCGTCATCCCGCCCCACTCGTAAGGTGTCTCGAGAAACTGCCGGGCGACGGAAACGACGTCGTCACCGGTTCCAACCGGTCTCCGCTCGCGAACGCACGACGCGGGAAGCGTCGCTCGAGCGCCGGACCTGAACGAGACCGAAATCTCGTCCTCGTCGGCGCGCGACTCGATCCGGCAGTCGACCCCGGCGGGAACGGTCTCCACCGAGAGTTCCGACTCGTCGACCGCGTCGGCCGGTGCGGCGGTGACGGCCGCGTCTGCGGTCCAGTCGTCCCGCGTGGATCCGGTAACGGACGTCAGTGCGCCGCCATCGACCCAACCGAGGTAGCCGCTGGGCGTCCGTATCCGCCGCCACCCATCGCACCCATCGTACGCAGTCACCGCGGCTCCGTACAGGAGCGCCGTGACCTGTTCGGCCTCCTCGTCCGGTTCTCCGCGGACCGAGAGCACGCGACGATCAGTCGTTCGCGGCTCATTAACGGCCTCGAGCACGGCGAGGTCGTCCTGAACCTCGTGTACACTCGCTCGCTCGACCGCGTCAACGACGGCCCGGCGCAGGCGGTCGGTCTGGACGGTGCCAGAAAGGGTGACCGGCCCGTTCGTCCCACGCTCCGGCGTATCAACGTCGACCTCGAGACAGGTCACGCGCTCGTCGGGCGCGTACGCCGTTTTCGCTCGCTGCACGGCGAGGCGCTCACTGGAGGTCATCCGGCACCTCCGCGTTGGCGACGACATCCTCCGCGCGTTCGGGCCGGCGAATCACGTCGATGTCGCCGTTCGACCGCGCGAGCAACACCGGCGGCTTCGGCTGGGCGTTCGTGTGCGAAGCGCTGCCCAGCGAGTACGCCCCGATTCGGTCGACCGCGAGCAGATCGCCGCGCTCGAGCGGTGGCAGCGAAACGTCCTCGGAGATGACGTCGCCGGAGTAACAGAGCGGTCCCGCAACGTGGTAGCGTTCGCTGCGTTCGCCGTCCGCGAGGGCGTAGATCGGGTACGGCCAGTACGACGACACCGCGTTCGTGCCGGCGTCGAGCACCGCGAAGTTCGTGTGCGGCGTCTCCTTGACGACGCCGACGGTCGACACCAGGGTGCCGGCGTTGCCGACGAGCCGTCGACCCGGCTCGAGAAAGAGCGTCGGCAGCGACAGATCGAACTCGGCGGCGGTCTCGCGAACCGTCGTCGCGATCTCCGCGATGATCTCCTCGGTGTCGGGAACCGGGCCTTCGTAGGGAACGGGAAAGCCGCCGCCCAGATCGAGCACGTCGATTTCGACATCGAGTTCGTCCCGAATGTCGGCCGCAAACGACAGCATCTCGCGGGCGGCGACGGCGTACGGTTCGACGCCGCGGATCTGGCTGCCGATATGGAGCTGGACGCCGGCGAGTTCGACCGCGGGCGCCGACGCGGCCCGCTCGGCGACCGCCATCGCCCGACCGGAGTCGGTGTCGAGACCGAACTTCGTCTCCCGCGTCGCCGTCGCCACCTCGGGGTGAGTCGGCACCTCCATCGCGGGGTTTCCGCGAACGAGCACCTTCGGCCGCGCTCCCGTCGACTCGGCGGCCTCGATCAATCGCTCGAGCTCCGTCGCGTTGTCGACGAGGAGGTACTCGACGCCGAGCGAGAGCGCGCGCTCGACATCCTCTGGGCGGCGGTTCATGCCGGTCAACAGCAGTTCCTCGGGCTCGTAGCCGGCGGTTAGCGCCGCCGATACCTCGCCTCGGGCGTACGCCTCGGCGTGACAACCCTCGTCGCGAAGCACCGAGAGGATCCCGGGGTTGTAGTTCGCCTTCACGGCGAAGTGGACGACTGAGTCCGGATACTGCTCGTCGAGCGCCCCACGAAGCGTTCGGTAGTTCTCCCTGATATCGTCCTCGAAGAAGACGTACGCCGGCGTTCCGTGCGAAGAGATGAGTTCGGATTCGATTCCGGAGAGCCGCTCTCTCCGTTCCTGTAGTTCCATTACTCCGAGTAGGGGCGGGTATCGGGGAAAACACACCCCCTCGCATACTAGGCGCTCGTTTCTCGCCGACGCCGCCGGAAGGGGTGTCCATGAGACGACGCACGCGCTCGAGCCCGACACCGCGGGTGAGTGATCGATGACGGACTCGCGACCCGAACCCAAGACATGGGCCGAACTTCGATCGACCGCCGAACAAATCGATGAAGGTCTTGACGGGCGATTGGGGGTCGTCGTCTGTGACGTTGGAACGGATTCTGACTCCGGCCTTACGGACGATTCGAACGGCGAACCGCTCCTCTCGATCCGCTCGCGCGACCGTTTCGGCGCCGCGAGCATCGTCAAACTCCCAATTCTCTACGCGCTGTACCGCACGTACGACGGTCGACTCGAGGCCCTCGACCGTCCTCACCAGATCGCCCCCGAGAACCGCGTCGGCGGCTCCGGACTGTTTCACCTGCTGGCGGACCCCACGCCCACCGTCGAGGATCTGGCGACGGCGATGATTTCGGTGAGCGACAACGCCGCGACCAATGAACTGATCGACCACCTCGGCTTCGACGACATCGCCGCTGCGGCGGCCGATCTCGGACTCGAAGGAACCCACCTCGGCCGAAAGATGATGCAGACGCCGGCGGTCGATCCCTCGCTGTCGGGGTTCGAGACCGACGCGTCCCCGATCGAATCGAACGGCCACCGGTACGTGAACTGGGTGACGCCGCTGGACTGTGTGGTCTTGCTTTCGGACATCCACCGCGAGCGAACGCTCTCGAGTGCGGCGTACGAGCAACTCTCGAGACCGCTCGCCCACCAGCACGACGGCTCGATGGTCCCCCGGTATCTCCCGCCCGACGCCGAGATCCGCCACAAAACCGGGAACCTGCCGTCGGTAGCCGCCGACACAGGACTACTGACGGTCGACGGGCGGACGGTCGCCTACGCGATCTGCTGTGACGGACTCGAGCGCCGCGGCGAGGGGGTCGACGCCATCGCAAAACTGGGCGCGGGCGTGTATCGGATTCTCGAGCGGCGGACGGAAACGTGACTACGAGAGCGCACCGAATCCGTCCGGCTGCCGCCGATGGCGAGTGGCCTGCTCGTAGGCGTAGGCGAGTTCGAGAAGCCGATCCTCGGCGAACTGTCGTCCCAGCAGCTCCATCCCCACGGGGAGCCCGTCGTCTGTGAATCCGGCCGGGACGACGATCGATGGGAGTCCCGTGTTGGCCGCCAACTCGCAGTTCAGCTCCGCGAACGGCTGGTGGTCGGGAATCCGCACGGGTGGAATCGTCGACGGCGGGTACAACAGCGCGTCGAGATCCTGCGCTGCCATCCGATCGAGCGTGTCGGTCCTGAGCTCCCGCCGGCGCTCGAGTCGGGCGAGGTAGCCCACGTTCTGATCCAGCGTCTCGATGTCGAGATCGAACATGATACCGTCTTCCAGCCGGGACTGGACCGGCGGGGCGATCACGCCGGCCTCGAGGATCTCCGCGAAGCTTTCGTAGGGAGCGT from Natronorubrum tibetense GA33 encodes:
- a CDS encoding serine hydrolase domain-containing protein translates to MKRDADDPTTTRVRSLLEEGLEREYYTAAVAVAGTADAHSVEVTVGQQSPTDETPVGLETPFDVASLTKPIVTTTILFRLLERGALTLTDELGEHVPALERRRRGEIPLWRLVTHTSGLQPYAYSDEWDGVDDALADLYDRQLFDRRIGDGYVYSCLNYVHLAEALRQVSGRSLAALAEEHVFEPAGMDGSSIGPYDDPDPGVVETYEHERGFGACRNEINDPIANAMNGESGNAGLFAPARDVARYAQTLLADADASDSSRLLAAPTVDCLPVRRSGTDTAAQGYGWRVATELIPAPQWSNRSIGHTGFTGTSLWIDLERGRFACLLTNAVYEQVQLYRFRQRYHSIVGAACG
- a CDS encoding serine hydrolase gives rise to the protein MTDSRPEPKTWAELRSTAEQIDEGLDGRLGVVVCDVGTDSDSGLTDDSNGEPLLSIRSRDRFGAASIVKLPILYALYRTYDGRLEALDRPHQIAPENRVGGSGLFHLLADPTPTVEDLATAMISVSDNAATNELIDHLGFDDIAAAAADLGLEGTHLGRKMMQTPAVDPSLSGFETDASPIESNGHRYVNWVTPLDCVVLLSDIHRERTLSSAAYEQLSRPLAHQHDGSMVPRYLPPDAEIRHKTGNLPSVAADTGLLTVDGRTVAYAICCDGLERRGEGVDAIAKLGAGVYRILERRTET
- a CDS encoding NlpC/P60 family protein, with product MTSSERLAVQRAKTAYAPDERVTCLEVDVDTPERGTNGPVTLSGTVQTDRLRRAVVDAVERASVHEVQDDLAVLEAVNEPRTTDRRVLSVRGEPDEEAEQVTALLYGAAVTAYDGCDGWRRIRTPSGYLGWVDGGALTSVTGSTRDDWTADAAVTAAPADAVDESELSVETVPAGVDCRIESRADEDEISVSFRSGARATLPASCVRERRPVGTGDDVVSVARQFLETPYEWGGMTAEGIDCSGLVWVSYAAAGVSLPRDADQQSTMGRDVDREELAPGDLLFFPGHVAISLGGSEYIHAYGSADAVTVNSLDPDDERYVESLDESVTATKRLLPEGRP
- a CDS encoding dipeptide epimerase; the protein is MIVDRVDVYELELPLTDSFEISLGSKHRATNVLVELETESGVVGWGEGAPLEPITGETVESAVACAKAGASILEGRDLRDRRGLVAELDAALPGAVSSRFALETALYDAYCRERGIALAECFGGKPEPVRTDLTVSIVDPETAAAETNAALEAGFDEIKVKVGGSVDSDLERVAAVRDAAPDAEIKVDANQGWTPKEAIRFAHEAGDRGFDLELLEQPVHRDDVDGLRRVTETVRVPVAADEAVFTPADAHRIAAEGAADVINIKAAKSGLTDGAAIAEIARGANLEVMIGCMLESALGLHASAHLVAGLGDFSYVDLDGNLSFERGIADVPKGPTHDLSGPGHGIVPDPAVVPDSPAGDDS
- the lysA gene encoding diaminopimelate decarboxylase, yielding MELQERRERLSGIESELISSHGTPAYVFFEDDIRENYRTLRGALDEQYPDSVVHFAVKANYNPGILSVLRDEGCHAEAYARGEVSAALTAGYEPEELLLTGMNRRPEDVERALSLGVEYLLVDNATELERLIEAAESTGARPKVLVRGNPAMEVPTHPEVATATRETKFGLDTDSGRAMAVAERAASAPAVELAGVQLHIGSQIRGVEPYAVAAREMLSFAADIRDELDVEIDVLDLGGGFPVPYEGPVPDTEEIIAEIATTVRETAAEFDLSLPTLFLEPGRRLVGNAGTLVSTVGVVKETPHTNFAVLDAGTNAVSSYWPYPIYALADGERSERYHVAGPLCYSGDVISEDVSLPPLERGDLLAVDRIGAYSLGSASHTNAQPKPPVLLARSNGDIDVIRRPERAEDVVANAEVPDDLQ
- a CDS encoding N-acyl-D-amino-acid deacylase family protein — translated: MIEYDTVVRNARVIDGTGAPWFDGDVAISDGRIAAVGDVTGSGGTELDADGAVVAPGFIDIHTHSDFTLPANRDAHSKVRQGVTLEIVGNCGTSAAPRYGEGAEDVDEGFAYRGVGEVVDTSAWESMGDYLDHLEGADAGGVSLNVGSLIGHENARIPVLGYEDREPTADELEEMKAIVDEALSDGAVGLSTGLIYTPGAFADTEELVALAEVVADHDKLYATHMRSEGDEIFEALEEAIEIGDRADVPVQVSHHKAVGRDNWGKVKYTLERMRRARDRDGVEIQCEQYPYTASSTSLGARLPTWAREGGTDAILDRLTDEETRAEIRDELEANTDSWDDILITNVRTSDLEAVQGQTIAELAERDGESRSPAEIVIDLLIEDRVRPRHIHFCMRDSDVEEVMAHELTMIGSDGNSLRPTGPLGDGVPHPRSYGTFPRVLGHYVRERGVVSLETAVYKMTGQPAARLGLEDRGVLKEGLWADLTVFDPETVGQGGSFVDPAVYPDGIHHVLVNGEFVVRSGEHTGARPGVAIR